The Bacteroides sp. region TAGGCCAGGATCTCGGTCAGGGTGGCCACGCCAAAGAGGATGAGGGTGGGCCATTCGGCCAGCCACAGAAAGCCTTCCTGCAAGGGGAACAAACCCATACGGGC contains the following coding sequences:
- a CDS encoding DUF4126 domain-containing protein; translated protein: MEPQIITAVALGIGLAASSGFRVFVPLLAASIAARMGLFPLQEGFLWLAEWPTLILFGVATLTEILA